A single region of the Thermoleophilum album genome encodes:
- the murJ gene encoding murein biosynthesis integral membrane protein MurJ: MDRARPKQEQRDGVGGQPPAETEPATGTRPAGRDATDRSHARRVVRSTLFFSVATGLSRVLGLVREVIAASLYGVSGAMSAFTIAFQVPNLVRALFADSALQGAFVPVFTELLERGERRRAFRVASTLAALIVVVLGLLTVLFVVFARPVMALFAPGFANDPALADLTVTLARLLFPIVLLLALTGLVVGILNAFDHFAVPALAPVAWNAVIIAALVALTPALPADDRIYAYAIGILAGTIVQLLLPLPWLRGRGGRLGFAFAFRDPYVWRVLKLMLPVTVALGLINLSLLIDSLFGTLVSDAVPAAIDKAFRIYQLPQGLFSISIATILFPTLSRLAARGDRERLRAWLGEGVRQVLLLLIPSAVLMAVLAEPITRLVYQRGSFDAEATELVSTAMVWWSLSLPAQGVSLLFSRTFFSLQRPWLTTALSLANLAVNAAVAAALHRPFGIAGIVLGTVAGTIVMCLWQGAVLRRELAGIEGWRTAAAATRMVASATALALCSWLVWSELDALIGRAVWAQAVAVVAACGAGGIVYLALCRLLGVREIDRVWALLRRTG; encoded by the coding sequence GTGGACCGAGCGCGACCAAAACAAGAGCAGCGCGACGGCGTCGGTGGACAGCCACCTGCCGAAACGGAGCCAGCGACCGGCACCCGCCCAGCAGGGCGTGACGCCACCGACCGCAGCCACGCCCGGCGCGTGGTGCGCTCCACCCTCTTCTTCTCGGTCGCCACGGGTCTGTCGCGCGTGCTGGGGCTTGTGCGCGAGGTGATCGCTGCGAGCCTCTACGGCGTCAGCGGCGCGATGTCGGCCTTCACGATCGCCTTCCAAGTGCCGAACCTCGTGCGCGCGCTGTTCGCTGACTCGGCCCTGCAGGGCGCCTTCGTGCCCGTCTTCACGGAGCTTCTGGAGCGCGGCGAGCGCCGGCGCGCATTCCGTGTCGCGTCGACGCTCGCGGCCCTGATCGTTGTCGTGCTCGGCCTGCTGACGGTGCTGTTCGTGGTCTTCGCGAGGCCGGTGATGGCGCTGTTCGCGCCCGGCTTCGCGAACGACCCGGCGCTCGCCGATCTGACCGTGACGCTTGCCCGTCTGCTCTTCCCGATCGTCCTGCTGCTGGCGCTCACTGGTCTCGTTGTCGGCATCCTCAACGCATTCGACCACTTCGCCGTTCCTGCGCTTGCGCCCGTCGCCTGGAACGCGGTGATCATCGCTGCGCTTGTCGCGCTCACGCCGGCGCTGCCGGCCGACGACCGCATCTACGCCTACGCGATCGGCATCCTCGCCGGCACGATCGTGCAGCTGCTCTTACCGCTGCCGTGGCTGCGGGGGCGCGGCGGCCGACTCGGCTTCGCCTTCGCCTTCCGCGACCCCTACGTGTGGCGGGTCCTCAAACTGATGCTGCCGGTAACGGTGGCGCTCGGGCTGATCAACCTGTCGCTCTTGATCGACTCGCTGTTCGGCACCCTCGTCTCCGACGCGGTGCCGGCCGCGATCGACAAGGCGTTCCGCATCTACCAGCTCCCCCAGGGCCTGTTCTCGATCTCGATCGCGACGATCCTCTTCCCGACGCTCTCGCGCCTCGCCGCCCGTGGTGACCGCGAGCGCTTGCGCGCCTGGCTCGGCGAGGGCGTCCGGCAGGTGCTTTTGCTGCTGATACCGAGCGCTGTTTTGATGGCGGTGCTCGCGGAGCCGATCACCCGCCTCGTCTACCAGCGCGGTTCCTTCGACGCCGAGGCGACAGAGCTCGTCTCGACGGCGATGGTGTGGTGGTCACTGTCGCTGCCGGCGCAGGGCGTGAGCCTCTTGTTCTCGCGCACCTTTTTCAGCCTTCAGCGGCCCTGGTTGACCACCGCCCTCTCGTTGGCGAACCTGGCCGTCAACGCCGCTGTCGCAGCGGCGCTCCACCGGCCGTTCGGCATCGCCGGGATCGTGCTCGGCACGGTCGCCGGCACGATTGTCATGTGCCTCTGGCAGGGCGCGGTGTTGCGGCGCGAGCTTGCCGGCATCGAGGGCTGGCGCACCGCCGCCGCCGCGACGCGGATGGTCGCAAGCGCCACGGCGCTTGCCCTCTGCTCCTGGCTCGTCTGGAGCGAGCTCGACGCGCTGATCGGGCGAGCGGTGTGGGCGCAAGCGGTCGCTGTGGTGGCGGCATGCGGCGCCGGGGGGATCGTCTACCTGGCTCTCTGCCGGCTGCTCGGCGTGCGCGAGATCGACCGGGTCTGGGCGCTTTTGCGGCGCACAGGCTGA